The Brassica oleracea var. oleracea cultivar TO1000 chromosome C6, BOL, whole genome shotgun sequence genomic interval TCTTCTTCTTGTGCTGCTTTCTTGAAACTATCACATGAAACCTTGTTCGAATGACAGCAATATAAACCTGGTTACACAGCTCCCCGCCAATTGTTTCACTACACAGGCATCTCTATGAACTTCAGGTACTTTTTTGTTGCTCTTACCTTTATTATTGTTCTAAAATGTAGTTATTCTACTGAGAATCATGTTCTTTGTTGGGATTGTCACAGGAGTGATTGGGGAATAGAGGCACTAGATCTTCGTAACCCTTATTTTCTTACCGATGATCACGAGCTTTATTCGTTTCATAGCCCCACGAGCTTGGTTTGTTGTCGTGTAATTGCCTTGCTGGTATGTTTCTTCTCTCTGTCTAGACTCTTGAGAACAAAACACTGAATGAAAAAACACAATGATATTATCATGTTCATGTGCAGTTCATCTTTCTACTGTTCTTGCGCCATTCTCTTCCAGTTCTTTTAGGTGGAATCGATGATTTCTCGTTAACTTTGCTTCTGGTAAGCAACCGCCTCAACATATATATCATGTCATCTTCCCAAGCTAGAGAATGATTTTGTTGTCTTTTTGCAGTTGCCATTATTGAAAACATTGGGAATCTTGCTGGTTGCATATTTCTTAGTCAAGTCATTCACAGCTATACAACGTTGCAGGCAAGAAAGAGTAAGAAAAAAGCTTCTTTGACTCCCAAAATATGATTCTTGCAGAGATTTAAACCTTTGTTGTCAATTAGGATACGAGATTCTCTGGTTTCTCTTCTGATGAAGAAACTGCGCCGCCTTGGATATTGCCCGAACGACCTGAACTGCAGGTTCCCGTAAACTAAGACAATCAGTTCTTAAATTCTCCTTCTGTGGTTTGATAATGATTTGTACGTATGTGTACCATTACAACATTATACACAAACTATACATACCCATTAAATAAATGTTGCTTTGGTGGTATGGTATTCCAAATTGATTAGATAAAACTGCCATGTTCGAAATCGATGGTATGGTATTCCAAATTGATTAGATAAAACTGCCATGTTCGAAATCGATGGTATGGTATTCCAAATTGATTAGATAAAACTGCCATGTTCGAAATCATGCTACGCTAGTTAACAAAAAATTAGAGATTCTGAGATTAGTTTTTTATTTATTTATTTTATTAGAAAAAACAGAATATATAACATAAAAGTGTATTATAGTGTGATAATTTGTGCATATATTATTATTAAAAAAATATATAGATATTTAATTTTAACAAGAAAATCATTGCTAATTTAATGTATATTATCTAGTTACGAATATTCAAATACTCTAACTAAACTAATTTTCAATATATATATATATATATTTAAATATGTTGTCTCATCAAAACCGCACATCTCAGATTTGTTAGAAATATTTTTTTTATTGGTAACACATGAACCAAAAATGTTGTCAATGTAAGATATATCATAAAAAACAATAAAAATCAACATCAAAGAAAAAGCACAAAAGAAACTAAAAAGCTAAAGTCCCACGTCCTAACGAAAGAAAAAATGTTGATTAGACGATCCTCTATATATTTAATGAAAAAATATTATCGGTAGTTTTACAATAATTTAAAAATGAATAAGTTGAGGTGCCACGTATAAAGAGTTTTATACCCAAATTTTACATAAATATATTCGGACTACGTACTATTTTACATTTTTTTTAATATAAACCTTAGATGCAGGGTTCTACGAATTATACATAAAAAAATAATTTACAAAAAAATTCACTAATGTTTAATTTTGACTTAATTTTTATTTAAAAAATTTTATCTTTCATGTGTTATTTTGAACAAAAATATATTTTAATGTTAATTAACTGTATCTTTATATATTTATCAATCACATTTATATATATTTTACATAAACATACATGTAAAGGTGGGCACAAATCTGTTTCGTTCGAATAATTAGTCATCCGATTCGATTTGATTCGTAGCCATCCGGATATACGGTGTCCTGGATAAGGGATATACGGTGTTCGGGATATCTGAATTTTTTTAGATTTTTAACCGGATATTCGATTAGATCCGTAAAAATAAATAAATTAATTAAAAATAAATAAAATCTAAAATAATATAAAATAATAAAATTTTGTCACAAAAAAAAAAAAAAATTATTTACCTTTTTGAATACGAATAACTAATTTAATAAATTTGGTAAATAAAAATATTGTAAAACTTATATAAAATATATTATTTATATAAATTATATTTAATTCATTAAATATATGTATATATATCATATAACGAATCGAATCGGATATCTGTTTCTAAGAAAATTAATATTTGTGAGTTGCTTCGTTTTCTATGGATATTACATATTAGTATTTGATTTGCTTCGTAGAGTTACATATATATCCGGATTTTCTGTTCGAATCAAAACATATAACTAATCGAATCAAAATTTACGTATATTTGCCTCGTCCTATATACATGTGCACATTGATGTGAGCACTTATATAACTAAATATTCACTACAAGTAATGATTCTAATTCTCTTGAAAGATGAAATATTATTTTTCTAATGTTTCCTTTCACCATCGACCAAATTCTAATGAAATGATTTGTCTTAATAATTTTCTTCTTTTGCTTCAGTTGTTATCTAGATTTGATTTGATTTTTCAAGCATTTAGAAATTATAATATGAAATCATTAGTTCGAGATCAGGACTGTCCAAAATTCATATAACATGAATCCAAACAAAAAATAATAGATTTTGGTTATCATCGAAAAAACCAACCTAAAACATTCTAACCGAATAAATAAAATAAATATTGATTCAGAATTTTAGTTATGTTTAGTAGATTAAAGACCATAAACTAAATTTAAACCGAGCCAATATAAAAATTAAACATACCTAATCTCTTTTTATCTTAAAAAGTAACAAAATTAATAATTTCATCTGATGCAAGGCTCGAGCTATTATCTAGTCTATAAATAAAACTCACGCTGTGTGTATAATCTTTCAAGTTGGGCTTTATAAAGAGCCCAAAAACTTGTCGAGAAGTTCAAATGCTACGTTATTGCCGATTAATCATTTTAACCGGCCGATTTATTGGGATCCAAGTAAGTAATCCGATTTGGGCTTATTCGACACGGTGTTCCTGAGTGAGGCGGCTTGGCACCCGCATTTTTGGACATGGGGATATAGCGAACGGTTGTGATTCAAGCATCAAATTGTGCAAAATATCCTGACTTTCACATCTGAAAAAGGCGATGAACATCAATCAGTAACAGCCGGTTGTGTTTGATTCAAAAACTTCAACTGGATTCCTAATGCTCTATACAGTCTCTATTTGGTAACCAATACAAATAAAATGCAAAAGAATAAAAATGCATAAAATATTTTTATAAACAGTGTATAATTCTGTTAAAAATAAAGAGGAATTCATTATTTTTCTTTAATATTCTGGCCACCATTTAGAGTCCAAATTTTGCACTAACTCGCATAGAAACGGTCCAATAATGGCGGCTACGAAGCATAACAAACAAGGTAGACCCATGGATAGAGTCATGTGGGGAGAATAAATTAGAAGAGGTCCAAGAAAGCTCCAAAGCAGATGGTGTGTCCACATAGGTATGTTTCAGTAAATGAGAAACCGATAAAGTTACTGCAAATGCACAACGAACAAATTATTTTATTATTTCTAACAAAGGCCACAACCTCTTCTCTTATTCTTTTGGTCCTTGCTCGGATCATTGGTCTACCTTGTTTAGCCATCGTTCATCTGGTTCATGCACGTATCATTTAGTATAAAAAAATTATTAACAGGTCATTAATTCAAGTAGTGTTGATCTTCGTATAATCAAACAAGTAATAAAAGAATGATATAAGCTTTAGATAGAATATTCACGTAGATGAAAATAATCGACCAATGAGAAACTATATTTTTGCTACGTAACCTCTTTTATTTGTTTTTACAAAATGATCTTTTAACTTTTTACTTAAATAATTATAACCGAAAATATTTTTTTAGTGAAATATACTATTTATATAAATATAATTATATTTTTTATTTACATAATAGTTTGTAAAGAAATATTTAGTGTAAATAATATCATAATTTATAAAATACTAAAATAAATTGGGTTGGTTTTCAACTTTCACAAATAAAAAGTATTATTTGTAAACTTAGAAAAGAATATACCAAGAAAATTATTTTTCAGGAAAGAAAATAGAAAAATACATCAGAGACAAATCCATATGTATTATGAAATTCCTCTATTTTAAAGAAAAAATAGTGGAAATTTCATGTTTACCACTTTTCATCTTTACCACCACTAAAGAGACATTTTCAAAAATACATTATTCATTAAGTGGCAAAAGACTTTTATACCATTGTTCTCTATATATATAATAAATCATTATTTAAATAAATAAAAATAAATAAATAAAAATTTTGAATTTTTTTTTTGAATTTTTGTCTTTTTTATTTTTTTCAAAATTTATTTTTTAAAACCGAAAATTATGTTTGAAACTATCTTTTAAATTTTTTTATATTTTTTTTAATATTTATTTATATATTTATTAGAATCCTAAATTTCACATTCCAAAAACCCTACTCCACTCCTCAACTCTAAACCCTAAGTCTAGATTAGTTAACCCTAGGGGTATAAGTGTCTTTTAACCTTCATTAAAAGTGAGGGTAAAAGTGATTAGTGTACCGTTCGTTGGTGATCATATCTCGATTTTTAACTCTGTCCAAAGGTCTAAAGGATTCTCTATAGTCAGATACTGATATTTGAGACTCTTAATAAGATGATGACTAATAATTTATATTGCCCTGTATCAATCTTTCTCATTGGCATTATTGCCTTCTATGATACATTCACCAAGTCTTTTTGACTTTAGGATAATCTTTGTATCCAATGCCCACCGTAAATAATTATCTCTAGAGAGATTTAGGGCAGCAAAATCCAGGTTGATTTTCGACATCTCAAATCATATATCACTCAATATTTAGATATAATTTTCATGCGGCCTTACTCTTAAAAACAATCAATTCAGATTTCAATCTTGTGAGAACAATGAGACTATCACTTTTAAAGACATTTAATCAATCAGTGAATTTATAGCAAGTCTCAGCAATACTATTTCTATTTACTCATAATATTATGGTTTATCAAAACTAGCAAAAACGGATTCAATTAATCATGGAATTAGGGTTTAACAATCAATGGATTTTAACAAGACTAGTAAAAAGATTTATTTATCACTCAATCAGTTTCAAGCCTGATTTTAGCAATACTAGAATATAGATTTCAAGCATGAATTTCAATNNNNNNNNNNNNNNNNNNNNNNNNNNNNNNNNNNNNNNNNNNNNNNNNNNNNNNNNNNNNNNNNNNNNNNNNNNNNNNNNNNNNNNNNNNNNNNNNNNNNNNNNNNNNNNNNNNNNNNNNNNNNNNNNNNNNNNNNNTATCAGATCAATCAATTTAATCGAACTTAGCATACAATCTTAAACCTCAAGACATTATATTTTATCATGAATCTATCAACCTAGCATACGGATTCTCAATTCTCAAAGACATCCAAATCAAATCAATATAACCTATCATACGGATTATCAATCCTAGCAGATGATATTAAACCTCAAGAATCATGCAGTCAGATCATTCGGATTTTAAAAAAGTAAACCTCAATCAATCTATCAACCTATCGGATTATATAAGCAAAGCAAGCTAGCAAACTATCAGATTCAATCAATGTTTTAACAGGCTGGTCGGTTTAAACAATTTTAAATCAGATGAACAATTAACCAAGCAGGATGAGAAAATAAATCTATCAATTTAACGGTCAAACAATTCTAGCAACATAGCATCAGATTCAATCAGATTTAAAACCTCAATGATCAAAACCGAAAAAAGTTTTGATTTCAAAATATTCGATTAGGGTTTTAATAGGTGATTTGATAATTATAGTATAATTAATTTTGATACTTATATTATTTNNNNNNNNNNNNNNNNNNNNNNNNNNNNNNNNNNNNNNNNNNNNNNNNNNNNNNNNNNNNNNNNNNNNNNNNNNNNNNNNNNNNNNNNNNNNNNNNNNNNTTAACGAGGCAACAAAGACGTTAAGCGAGAGCGGATAGTGACACCGACCCCCAAGGGGGAGTGTTACGAAAGTCAAAAATAGGAGGAGGAGCCATAATGTTTGAAATATAAAAAGATGTGGGGTCCGCTGCACTATTTGCACAGTAAATTTCTTTATATATATGAACGTTTTCGTTCATTTGTAATCGTACCTCAACCTTCTCTTCTCTCTCTAATAAACTCTCTCCATCAGTGTTAAAAATTCTACGGGTATAAAATTTCGTCCTTATTTAAATTCCTGCGATACAATAAAATACCAGTTCTTTTTATAACACTACGTAATTTAAAATTTCCAACTCCTTGAGACAATTCAAATCTGCCCGCAGATGTCAAAAGGATTTAATTATTCAAATGTTTCGTACATTTCTAAAATTTGAATGGCCAGGAAACAAGTTGAAGATATAAATTCAGTTGAATATATAAGTTCAGTGATAAGAAACGAATATGACTTTTTTCTTTGATTATAAATTAGGGAAAAGCATGACTTGTTAGCATGAGAAAAAGTAAGGCGTGTAAATGGATGTCTTATATGACTAATTCGAATAACATGAACAATCAATGAAATAGAAAATGAATGAGATAATATATGTATGTTTTAGAAATATGGATGTTAAGAAAAATTGCAGAGTAATGCATATGTATAACATTATTTGAAAACGTCGATTTTGGTTAATATTTATAATAGGTAAATTATATATGTATTTAATTAAACTAAAATCTTTATAGTTAATTATCATTTTTTTTTCCTCAAAAAAATGTTTCCAAAATTTTAGATGGGCAATTTTTCTAAATAGACAATTTTCAAGTTTTGATCACAAAAATAGACCACAAGGAGGAAAATGACCAAAATATTTCATTTAATAGGTAAAATGACCGTAATACTCTAGATATATAAAAAACAAAATAATAATAATAATAATAAAAATTTAAATTTTTTTTATATAGTTTTAGATTATATGTTTTCAAATTCGAACTTTTTTATAATTTTTTTTTTTAATTTTGTTTCTCGAAAAAAAATCATTTTTTTTTTCAAATTTTCTTTTTATAATTCGAAAATAATTTTTGAAACTATTTTTAAAATTTTTATTTTATAAAATTTTAAATATCAATCCCAAATCTCCACCCCTTAACTCTAAACTTTATATTAGTTAACCCTCGAGCGTTAGTGTATACTGGATTGACCAGTATCTATGGCAGCAGTGGGGCAGGGGCATAGTTGTTAAGCAATGGAGTATTATGTTGCGGAGATTGGATGGTATCGAATCAAGAAGATTATGTGTGGTGTCGTATGTTGGGGGCAAGGTTAATACAGTTCTTTGGTGGCATAAGCACTTTGCGATTTTTGGATTAGTTCCTTTTGTATATGGGATCTTAAGGTGTAACTTTAATCAATTGCTTAATGTATGTTATTATATTATAAATATAAAAAGGAATGTAATTGTTTTACTAAGACTTCAGTTTGGTGGGGGAGATTACATGCTACGTAAAAGGTCCAGAGGTTCATTATGCGTTTCGTTACTTGGAAAGGGTTTTGAGGTTTTCCAAAATACTACCTTGTGTATTTTTAAAGAATCTACATAGCGATACAGATTCATGCGGCGATAGAGAGGCTTTGTTGTTTTATGCCTTGCATGTGAATTGGGAAAGTGGCAAAAATCAAGAAGACAAAGGGTTGGAGTTT includes:
- the LOC106298575 gene encoding uncharacterized protein LOC106298575, which translates into the protein MGDHLVLVVDKLSSNSGLVALQVDTVKEDDASAGTDDVCKREFVQCRICHDEDEDSNMDTPCSCSGTLKFAHHHCIQRWCNEKGDTLCEICRQQYKPGYTAPRQLFHYTGISMNFRSDWGIEALDLRNPYFLTDDHELYSFHSPTSLVCCRVIALLFIFLLFLRHSLPVLLGGIDDFSLTLLLLPLLKTLGILLVAYFLVKSFTAIQRCRQERDTRFSGFSSDEETAPPWILPERPELQVPVN